GTGTGCGGGTCGAAGAATGTCGCATCGGTGGAGCAGATCGCGACGTCGCTCTCATTGAGCCAGTAGAAGGCACCACCGGCGAACATGCCGTGGATGGCGATGATGAGGGGTTTCCACACGCGATTCTGCTTGGCTCCGAGAAAGAACCCCGGATCGTCCTCACTCCATGGATTGGGATGCCGGAATCTACCCTCCTTGCGATCCACACCGGTGGAGAACGCACGGTCACCAGCGGCTCGCAGCACGATGGCACGAATGTTGTCATCTCCCCGACAGATCCGCCAGATGGCACTGAACTCGTCGAGCATCTGCTGGTTGAAACTGTTGAGCACGTCGGGACGATTCAGCGTGATCGTTGCGACGTGGTCATCTCCCACGTGGAACAGCACGGTCTGGTACTGCTCGGATTGCGCGCGGGCCTCCGACAGACTCATTTCGGCTCCTTCGGCAGCATGAGCACTCGTTCCGCCAACATGGTCTTCAGAATCTCCTCAGTGCCACCGGCAATTCGGTAGCCGAGCGCACCCATTAGCCA
This DNA window, taken from Mycolicibacterium sp. MU0050, encodes the following:
- a CDS encoding enoyl-CoA hydratase/isomerase family protein, encoding MSLSEARAQSEQYQTVLFHVGDDHVATITLNRPDVLNSFNQQMLDEFSAIWRICRGDDNIRAIVLRAAGDRAFSTGVDRKEGRFRHPNPWSEDDPGFFLGAKQNRVWKPLIIAIHGMFAGGAFYWLNESDVAICSTDATFFDPHTTYGMTSALEPASLIRRIPFGEAMRIALFGLDERVSAARALSVGLVTEVVERADLWGRAHELAVRLAQKEPLAVQGTVKATWDSMSMSPAAAREVPLVYPQITNRQTQSAFTPGAARDWELR